Proteins encoded in a region of the Calonectris borealis unplaced genomic scaffold, bCalBor7.hap1.2 HAP1_SCAFFOLD_66, whole genome shotgun sequence genome:
- the LOC142076560 gene encoding olfactory receptor 14C36-like, which translates to MSNTSSITQFLLLAFADTRELQLLHFWLFLAIYLAALLGNGLIITAIACDHRLHTPMYFFLLNLSILDLGSISTTVPKSMANSLWDTRAISYAGCAAQVFLFAFLLVAEYYILTIMAYDRYVAICQPLHYGTLLGSRACVHMAGAAWGNGFLTALLHTANTFSLPLCKGNAVDQFFCEIPPLLKLSCSHTYLSEIGLVVVTFSLGFGCFVFIVLSYVQIFRAVLRIPSEQGRHKAFSTCIPHLAVVSLFVSTIIFAYLKPPSISSPSLDLVVTVLYTLVPPAVNPLIYSMRNKELKNALKKLIREVVFQQH; encoded by the coding sequence atgtccaacaccagctccatcacccagttcctcctcctggccttcgcagacacacgggagctgcagctcttgcacttctggctcttcctggccatctacctggctgccctgctgggcaacggcctcatcatcaccgccatagcctgcgaccaccgcctccacacccccatgtacttcttcctcctcaacctctccatccttgacctgggctccatctccaccactgttcccaaatccatggccaattccctctgggacaccagggccatctcctacgcaggatgtgctgcacaggtctttctcTTCGCCTTCTTGTTAGtagcagagtattatattctcaccatcatggcctatgaccgctatgttgccatctgccaacctctgcactacgggaccctcctgggcagcagagcttgtgtccacatggcaggagctgcctggggcaatgggtttctcactgctctgctgcacactgccaatacattttcactgcccctctgcaagggcaatgctgtggaccagttcttctgtgaaatccccccactcctcaagctctcctgctcacacacctacctcagtgAAATTGGGCTTGTTgtggttactttttctttaggttttggatgttttgtgttcattgtgctgtcctacgtgcagatcttcagggccgttcTGAGGATCCCCTCAGAACAAgggcggcacaaagccttttccacgtgcatccctcacctggctgtggtctccctgtttgtcagcaccaTCATATTTGCCTatctgaagcccccctccatctcctccccatccttggatCTGGTCGTGACAGTTCTCTACACGCTGGTACcgccagcagtgaaccccctcatctacagcatgaggaacaaggaactcaagaatgccctgaagaagctgattcgagaagtagtatttcagcagcattaa
- the LOC142076561 gene encoding olfactory receptor 14C36-like, producing the protein MRLIKIIQHSDVPHAQRQQMSNGTSTTHFLLLEFTDTQELQFLHFWLFLGIYLAALLGNGLIITAIACDHRLHTPMYFFLLNLSVLDLGSISTTVPKSMVNSLWNTRAISYLGCATQVFWFLFLVVAEYYILTIMAYDRYVAICQPLHYGTLLGSRACVHMAAAAWGSGFIIALLHTANTFSLPLCKGNAVDQFFCEIPQILKLSCSHSYLGEVGLIVVSFSLGFGCFVFIVLSYVQIFRAVLRIPHEQGRHKAFSTCLPHLAVVSLFSSTAVFANLKPPSISSPSLDVVVTVLYSVVPPAVNPLIYSMRNQELKDALKKLIQSVVSQQQ; encoded by the exons atgaggctcatcaaaatcattcaacactctgACG tcccccatgcccagaggcagcagatgtccaatgGCACCTCCaccacccacttcctcctcctggagttCACTGACACACAGGAACTGCAgttcttgcacttctggctcttcctgggcatctacctggctgccctgctgggcaacggcctcatcatcaccgccatagcctgcgaccaccgcctccacacccccatgtacttcttcctcctcaacctctctgtccttgatctgggctccatctccaccactgtccctaAATCCATGGTCAATTCCCTCTggaacaccagggccatctcctacttgggatgtgctactcaagtcttttggtttctctttttagttgtagcagagtattatattctcaccatcatggcctatgaccgctatgttgccatctgccaacccctgcactacgggaccctcctgggcagcagagcttgtgtccacatggcagcagctgcctggggcagcgggTTTATcattgctctgctgcacactgccaatacattttcactgcccctctgcaagggcaatgctgtggaccagttcttctgtgaaatcccccagatcctcaagctctcctgctcacactcctacctcggGGAAGTTGGGCTTATTGTGGTtagtttttctttaggttttgggtgttttgtgttcattgtgctttcctatgtgcagatcttcagggctgtgctgaggatcccccatgagcagggacggcacaaagctttttccacgtgcctccctcacctggctgtggtctccctgttttccagcactgctgtgtttgcTAACCttaagcccccctccatctcctccccatccctggatgtggtggtgacagttctgtactcagtggtacctccagcagtgaaccccctcatctacagcatgaggaaccaggagctcaaggacgcactgaagaagctgattcaatcCGTGGTCTCTCAGCAGCAGTAA
- the LOC142076594 gene encoding olfactory receptor 14C36-like, producing MKPFPMRTMQQMIRKPVKRKLCREISPNSSLTLPLRTGPHAQRQQMSNTSSITQFLLLAFADTRELQLLHFWLFLGIYLAALLGNGLIITAIACDHRLHTPMYFFLLNLSVLDLGCISTTVPKSMANSLWDTRDISYSGCAAQLFLFAFLVVAEYCVLTVMAYDRYVAICQPLHYGTLLGSRACVHMAPAAWSSGFLNSILHTANTFSLPLCKGNAVDQFFCEIPQILKLSCSHSYLREVWLLVVSLSLGFVCFVFIVLSYVQIFRAVPWIPSEQGRHKAFSTCLPHLAVVSLFISTAMFAYLKPPSMSSPSLDLMVTVLYSVVPPAVNPLIYSMRNQELKDALKRLIQSVVSQQQ from the exons ATGAAGCCATTCCCTATGAGGACCATGCAGCAGATGATCAGGAAGCCTGTGAAGCGCAAGCTCTGCAG agaaatctCCCCTAACTCTTCATTGACTCTTCCTTTAAGAACAggaccccatgcccagaggcagcagatgtccaacaccagctccatcacccagttcctcctcctggccttcgcagacacgcgggagctgcagctcttgcacttctggctcttcctgggcatctacctggctgccctgctgggcaacggcctcatcatcaccgccatagcctgcgaccaccgcctccacacccccatgtacttcttcctcctcaacctctctgtccttgacctgggctgcatctccaccactgtccccaaatccatggccaattccctgtgggacaccagggacatctcttactcgggatgtgctgcccagctctttctgtttgccttcttgGTAGTAGCAGAGTATTGTGTTCTGactgtcatggcctatgaccgctatgttgccatctgccaacccctgcactacggcaccctcctgggcagcagagcttgtgtccacatggcaccAGCTGCCTggagcagtgggtttctcaattcTATCCtccacactgccaatacattttcactacccctctgcaagggcaatgctgtggaccagttcttctgtgaaatcccccagatcctcaagctctcctgctcacactcctacctcagagAAGTttggcttcttgtggttagtctttctttaggttttgtgtgttttgtgttcatCGTGCtttcctatgtgcagatcttcagggctgtgccgtggatcccctctgagcaggggcggcacaaagccttttccacgtgcctccctcacctggccgtggtctccctctttatcagcactgccatgtttgcctacctgaagcctccctccatgtcctccccatccctggatctcatggtgacagttctgtactcagtggttcctccagcagtgaaccccctcatctacagcatgaggaaccaggagctcaaggacgcactgaaAAGGCTGATTCAATCCGTGGTCTCTCAGCAGCAGTAA